A part of Lacibacter sp. H407 genomic DNA contains:
- a CDS encoding RagB/SusD family nutrient uptake outer membrane protein, with protein MKRIKIISILVVLIVIVPGLGCKKFLDEKPISTVSPDKFWKDRNDAATWMAGVYNSLQTTLSTNFYDWGEVRADHIRVGGTGNAQLTMITNTLSANDADINGITRWSNLYTTISLCNYGIKYLPGMIEANIEGAAATYRDYLGQCYALRSLLYFYGLRVWGRMPLHIEPIESLNQPIELSRSTIDEMKTQILSDITESLKTIGSSTTQKYYMQKAAVYALQTDVAMWFQDYDLALTASQNCITASGCTWVTNIAGFKNIFVAPETSTETIFNLFWSVTERGGGVGVCSKVGSSSNTNQYEPTTEIWLEMKNRVDPVSGKSIDGRLWAYWDTLTYRDETIYDGPGVVQLGKFSPWRTVQTPGAFFTFEGNTDCSVKIPIYRFADIMLLRAEALNKKGQHQQALDIVNIVRNRVGYTVNALLVDYTGDITKGIERTILKERQYELMGEGKRWFDLCRIDKIYDYTNAGYEYLRETLNPILSTRAGSILYENENMGRILYPINAAMFNANPKLRGDQNQPYDE; from the coding sequence ATGAAAAGAATAAAAATTATTTCTATACTGGTTGTACTCATCGTAATCGTACCGGGTTTGGGATGTAAGAAATTTTTAGATGAAAAACCAATTTCAACAGTTTCGCCGGATAAATTCTGGAAGGATCGAAACGATGCAGCTACATGGATGGCCGGCGTTTACAATTCATTACAAACAACGTTAAGTACCAATTTTTATGATTGGGGTGAAGTTCGTGCCGATCATATACGAGTAGGGGGAACAGGTAATGCGCAGCTTACAATGATCACCAATACGCTTTCGGCGAATGATGCTGACATCAATGGAATTACAAGATGGAGTAATTTGTATACAACCATCTCTCTTTGTAATTATGGTATCAAATATTTGCCTGGTATGATTGAAGCAAACATTGAAGGTGCTGCAGCAACCTACCGTGATTATCTGGGTCAATGTTATGCGTTGAGATCACTTCTGTACTTTTATGGATTACGTGTTTGGGGTAGAATGCCATTGCACATCGAACCTATTGAGTCACTGAATCAACCGATTGAGTTATCACGCTCGACGATTGATGAGATGAAGACCCAAATTCTGAGTGACATTACAGAATCCTTAAAAACAATCGGAAGCTCAACAACGCAGAAATATTATATGCAAAAAGCTGCTGTGTATGCATTGCAGACAGATGTTGCGATGTGGTTTCAGGATTACGACCTTGCGCTTACAGCATCACAAAATTGTATTACCGCAAGCGGGTGCACATGGGTTACAAACATAGCCGGATTTAAAAATATTTTCGTTGCTCCTGAAACATCTACCGAAACGATTTTTAATCTCTTCTGGTCGGTTACAGAAAGAGGTGGTGGAGTTGGTGTTTGCTCAAAAGTTGGTTCCAGTTCAAATACAAACCAGTATGAGCCCACCACCGAAATATGGTTAGAAATGAAGAATCGTGTTGATCCCGTAAGCGGTAAATCTATCGACGGTCGTTTATGGGCTTATTGGGATACCTTAACTTATAGAGATGAAACAATTTATGATGGTCCAGGTGTTGTACAATTGGGTAAGTTTTCACCCTGGAGAACTGTTCAAACACCCGGTGCTTTTTTCACCTTTGAAGGAAACACTGATTGCAGTGTAAAAATTCCAATCTATCGATTTGCAGATATCATGTTGTTGAGGGCGGAGGCATTAAATAAAAAGGGGCAGCACCAGCAGGCACTTGACATTGTAAACATCGTACGTAACAGAGTGGGATACACTGTCAATGCATTACTGGTTGATTATACCGGAGATATTACGAAAGGCATTGAGCGCACCATTTTAAAAGAACGTCAATATGAGTTGATGGGTGAAGGAAAACGTTGGTTTGATTTATGCAGGATCGATAAAATTTATGACTACACCAATGCAGGTTATGAATATTTACGTGAAACATTGAATCCGATTTTATCTACACGTGCAGGCTCTATTTTGTATGAGAATGAAAACATGGGACGCATTTTATATCCAATTAATGCAGCCATGTTTAATGCCAATCCGAAATTAAGGGGCGATCAGAATCAACCTTATGATGAGTAA
- a CDS encoding fasciclin domain-containing protein yields MKNNHQFILFILAISLVFSGCNKLQDGFDYNPSFYNTELKMTVLEFMESRKDIFSGMLAAIEYVDGDPAFKDVKQMYSSTGNTFLLLHNTALTNLEDATSYWAVNTVMGPNPDNPSQTISMRGSDWSQYPRDTIAKLLRYHVLKGRHTYETLDSRPKWVETFAMSATNDSAKVYLYLENVREANLRVNNYVGLPASYKGVSMGWVNNAPRTPGLNATNGVVHVMNKWFILPTRNAILNN; encoded by the coding sequence ATGAAAAATAATCATCAATTTATATTATTTATATTAGCCATTTCGCTTGTTTTTTCCGGCTGTAATAAGTTGCAGGATGGGTTTGATTACAATCCTTCTTTTTACAACACCGAATTGAAAATGACGGTATTGGAGTTTATGGAATCCCGAAAAGATATTTTTTCCGGCATGTTAGCTGCAATTGAATATGTAGATGGCGATCCCGCATTTAAGGATGTAAAACAAATGTACTCAAGCACGGGCAACACATTTCTGTTGCTTCACAATACTGCACTAACAAATCTGGAAGATGCGACGAGTTATTGGGCAGTGAATACCGTAATGGGTCCTAACCCTGATAATCCTTCACAAACCATCTCAATGAGAGGCTCTGATTGGTCGCAATACCCTAGAGACACGATTGCAAAACTGTTGCGTTATCATGTATTGAAAGGCAGGCATACATACGAAACACTCGATTCAAGACCAAAGTGGGTTGAAACATTTGCAATGAGCGCAACGAATGATTCAGCAAAAGTTTATCTCTATCTGGAGAATGTACGTGAAGCCAATTTGCGTGTTAATAACTACGTTGGCTTGCCGGCCAGTTATAAAGGCGTAAGCATGGGTTGGGTAAACAATGCGCCACGTACACCCGGCTTAAATGCTACAAACGGTGTAGTTCACGTAATGAATAAGTGGTTTATTCTTCCCACACGAAATGCCATCTTGAATAATTAA